From one Eucalyptus grandis isolate ANBG69807.140 chromosome 9, ASM1654582v1, whole genome shotgun sequence genomic stretch:
- the LOC120288228 gene encoding uncharacterized protein LOC120288228 — translation MEVESSPFESSEMLASSLASTPFLEESWRLCSFTNSAAPRSFVADQHGEIGYLAFSGFQVIDRNEPSCGTLVALDEFRCEQLFSLSECDGDSKGTVKLDAGFLRLFLEFHERRDFQRQVHGHFCLV, via the exons ATGGAGGTCGAATCGTCTCC GTTCGAGAGCAGCGAGATGCTGGCAAGTTCCCTGGCGTCGACGCCCTTCTTGGAGGAGTCGTGGAGGCTGTGCAGCTTCACGAACTCTGCTGCGCCGAGGAGCTTCGTGGCAGACCAACACGGAGAGATCGGGTACCTGGCGTTCTCGGGTTTCCAGGTGATCGACAGGAACGAACCGAGCTGCGGGACCCTGGTGGCGCTGGACGAGTTCAGATGCGAGCAACTGTTCTCGCTGTCGGAGTGCGACGGCGATAGCAAGGGGACGGTCAAGTTGGACGCCGGATTCCTCCGTCTCTTCCTGGAATTTCACGAGCGACGGGATTTCCAACGCCAGGTGCACGGTCATTTTTGCCTTGTTTGA